Proteins encoded by one window of Deltaproteobacteria bacterium:
- a CDS encoding SDR family NAD(P)-dependent oxidoreductase, translating into MNGRVAIVTGVSSGIGNATARALVGRGYRVFGTARSAASFLPAGTERLLLDVRDEASIDAGMAEVLARAGRIDLLVNNAGGTVIGAVEETSLEQARDLFDVNFFGAMRMTQAVLPAMRAQRSGRIVFISSVLGFLPAPFMGLYAASKHALEGLAESLDHETRTLGIRAALVEPGFMRTNFDSNGTLAAHLVGDYQQARDHSRENFRRNTEGAEDPQVVAEAVVEAATAGKPRLRYPVGKRSGLVAGLRRYLPAAVFDGVFRKQFGLDSTDAPALPPTGGGRRQKPPAGERGAKVA; encoded by the coding sequence ATGAACGGTCGAGTGGCAATCGTGACGGGCGTGTCGTCGGGGATCGGAAATGCAACCGCGCGGGCGCTGGTCGGGCGGGGATACCGCGTCTTCGGTACGGCGAGATCGGCCGCGAGCTTCCTGCCAGCCGGGACGGAGCGCCTGCTCCTCGACGTGCGAGACGAGGCGTCCATCGACGCCGGCATGGCCGAGGTGCTGGCCAGGGCGGGCCGCATCGATCTCCTGGTCAACAACGCCGGCGGCACGGTGATCGGCGCGGTCGAGGAGACCTCGCTCGAGCAGGCCCGCGATCTGTTTGACGTGAACTTCTTCGGCGCGATGCGCATGACGCAAGCGGTGCTGCCGGCGATGCGGGCCCAGCGGAGCGGGCGCATCGTCTTCATCAGCAGCGTGCTCGGCTTCCTGCCCGCCCCGTTCATGGGCCTCTACGCCGCCTCCAAGCACGCCCTGGAAGGACTGGCCGAGTCGCTCGATCACGAGACTCGCACGCTGGGAATCCGCGCGGCGCTCGTCGAGCCCGGGTTCATGCGCACCAACTTCGACAGCAACGGGACTCTTGCTGCCCACCTTGTCGGCGACTACCAGCAAGCCCGGGACCACTCCCGAGAGAACTTCCGCAGGAACACCGAAGGCGCCGAGGATCCGCAGGTGGTGGCGGAGGCGGTCGTCGAGGCAGCAACGGCCGGGAAGCCCCGCCTGCGATATCCGGTGGGCAAGCGCTCGGGCCTGGTCGCCGGACTGCGAAGGTATCTGCCCGCGGCGGTTTTCGACGGCGTTTTCCGCAAGCAGTTCGGGCTCGATTCCACGGACGCGCCGGCGTTGCCGCCGACGGGCGGAGGGCGCAGGCAGAAGCCCCCCGCGGGAGAACGCGGTGCGAAGGTCGCGTGA
- a CDS encoding NADP-dependent oxidoreductase, with protein MKAIVVTNRAAGTAGAKLVERPEPQAAINDVVVQTHASAFTGDELAWPSTWTDRVGRDRTPSIPGHELAGVVTALGYGTTGLSIGQRVFGLTDWYRDGT; from the coding sequence ATGAAGGCGATTGTGGTGACGAATCGGGCTGCGGGAACGGCCGGGGCGAAGTTGGTTGAGCGGCCCGAGCCGCAGGCGGCGATAAACGACGTCGTTGTTCAGACTCATGCGTCGGCATTCACCGGGGATGAGCTGGCGTGGCCCTCGACCTGGACCGATCGCGTCGGCCGTGACCGGACGCCTTCAATCCCCGGACACGAACTGGCCGGAGTGGTCACCGCTCTCGGCTATGGCACGACGGGGCTGTCGATTGGACAGCGGGTGTTCGGCCTCACGGACTGGTATCGCGACGGCACGC